In Edaphobacter aggregans, the sequence CTCGCCGTGGTAGGCGACGTAGCCTGCCAGCCAGGCGAGACGGAACCCAGTGGTGAGAAGGGGGTGAAAACTGCGTCGGGGACACCGCTCAGAATCTGTTCGCATCCCAGGCGGCCACTGCAAAGCAGATTGAGAATATGAAACCTGACCTCGTCGCGCTCGTCGGAGATGAGCAATACTAGGTATGACAATACTCGGACTTTGAGAACTCGTACGAACCGACCTATGGCGCCTTCAAGATGATCACGAGGCCTTTCGCTTGGCAACCATGAGTTTTATGTCGAGCACGGCGCGATCGGCGTTGCAGGCTATGGCTACTTCTCTTACTTCGACGGCGTTCAGCACAATGCCGATGGAACAGTGATGACGGCGACGATCGCCGGCAACCCTGACACCGGTGGTACCTTCACCCAACCGGTGCCGTTTTCAGATGGACAGGCAGGGCACTTGGAACAGACGGGCGGACTAGGAACAAACTCAGCGCCGGGAGGCCAAATCGGAGTTGGAAATGGCTGGTATTCCTACAATCTGGGCTCTTGGCACCTCATCTCGTTAAATATTGAGTGCGAAACGCAGCCGGGCGGTTGCACGGGTGCCTGGATTGCTTCCGAGCTCCAATGGCTGAAAAAGGATCTCGCGGCGAATCATTCCGCGTGCACACTCGCCTACTGGCACCAACCCACGTTCATCCCCGCCAACAGCATCGCCGTACCCGAAGGCACGACCGCTAAGGCCTTTTGGCAACTGCTTTATCAGTATGGAGCCGACGTGGTGCTGAACGGACACGACCACCTCTATGGCCGCTACCGTCCGCTTGACCCCTCCGGGAACTACGATCCCAAAAAGGGCATACGGGAATTCGTCGTGGGCACCGGCGGCGAGACACTCGATGCGGTCGTCACAACGAACACAACAACCGCTGATCCTACCGGCAATCCGAACTTCAACAAAGAAAATCTCGAGGCCGCAACCGGGGAATTCTGGGGCGTGATGGGTCTGACGCTCAATCAGAATAGCTACGCTTGGGACTTCGAGTCGGCATTGAAGGATCCTGCACAGACAACCGGTCCGGATTCTTACAGCGACAAGGGCGTCGGCAGCTGCCACGGTCCAGTCAACAGGTGGTGAACCGGATCGTCTCCGCCACATTGGGCTTGATCTTGCTTCAGTACCCGTTCCCCTTTGTGAGAAATCGCGAAGGGGGGACTTCTCTTGCCTCGCTCTCAGCTAAAGACAATCTTCTTCGGTGCAGATGGAGTCTCTGTCGGAACTTCTGTGCCTACTGAGTAGACCACGAGTGCTCGCGAGACTCTCGGCTGCTGGTAGCTGCCAAGCACTCATCAATCACGAGTTGCGAAACAAGAGCAAGATAGGTTCCCGGAAACGGGCTTCAGTCTAGCGATCTGCGTTTGAGGTGCCTCGGAATTCTGAACGAGCGCCAAATCGCCATCCATGTAAGTCATCTGTCAAGAAAAGGGCACGATATTTCTAGGCGCGCTCAGGAGTGCGCGT encodes:
- a CDS encoding metallophosphoesterase family protein, producing the protein MTATIAGNPDTGGTFTQPVPFSDGQAGHLEQTGGLGTNSAPGGQIGVGNGWYSYNLGSWHLISLNIECETQPGGCTGAWIASELQWLKKDLAANHSACTLAYWHQPTFIPANSIAVPEGTTAKAFWQLLYQYGADVVLNGHDHLYGRYRPLDPSGNYDPKKGIREFVVGTGGETLDAVVTTNTTTADPTGNPNFNKENLEAATGEFWGVMGLTLNQNSYAWDFESALKDPAQTTGPDSYSDKGVGSCHGPVNRW